The window aatcacaaagaAGTTGAAAGACACACATTATGAGCTTATACTCTTTTCTCTATTCTTTTCGTTTAGAAATTCAACATGTAATTAAGAGAAAcatcattgtttatttttttttttcagtgacgCTTGtcgttattaatattaattatcaatATTCATATTAGAAGTATTACTATTGGTTAACACTACGTTTGGGTCTCTAAAGGCCCCGCCCATGTCACAGAGTTAAAGGGCTCTATCATCCGCCTGGCGGTCGGTGAAGGGAGGGAGAGAGTCGTCTTCATCCGTCACCCAGAAGACTGCAGCGCTtcatccccctctctctctctctctctctctctctctctctctctctctctctctctctctctctctggcgcTGCTCAGCACGACACCTCCATGGTATGGGACGGGCTCGGCGGGAGCTGTCCGCCCTGGGAGCCCTGGGACAGGGTGCGGGACCGAGAGCGCGAGCCCTCCATGGAGTAGGAGGACGAGAGCGAGGTGGTGCGCGAGCGGGAGAGACGCGTCATGCAGGACGACGCCACTGAGAGGAAGAGAACAGACAGAGCACGTCCCAAAACAGTGAGCAACGAACAAATAAAGTGACGGCGATTCCGATATATCGGTGCATATTTGGGGTTCGTACGAATCTGCACGAATGACCCACTACTACCTCTAAAGCCAAAGTGTTGCAAAAAGAGCGAGGTCGTACGAATTCGTACAAAGTGGCCGCCTTGGTCGTACGTTGCTTTCTGGGATTTTTTAGAATTCacataaatttgttttttttcttttagcattaaattatttaaatttctgtttcaaatacattctgttgtttttgactttatattcatgaaaagtaaaaaatacgtttttttcaCAATGAATCTTAATGATATCGGTTTGCATTAAAACCTcagtttctgtatttttcaaaaaaacgcTCTCAGGTCACTTACTGTATCCCATGCCTTGGATGAAGTATTTGAACGCTTCTGTCAGTTTGCTGGGCTGCAGAGACACACGTTTCATTTATACGCCGCTGATTTCctctgaatgaatcaactgCTGATAAATAACCACAGGACGTGGCTTACCTGAGTCAGCTGGGGCATCCCGCCGGCGTCAGCCATCTGAACAAAAACGAGAGAGCTCGTATAAAAAATACACCACTTTTGTtcttctttaatgaaatctaataAAAGGCCAAACCTTGAGGAATGAGGTCGTGGTTGGATCTAGTTTGCTGTTGCACTCCACCTAGGGGACAGAAACAGACAGCAGTGAGATGAGTCTCGGGTTTCTGTGGAGAAACCTCGTCTTTTTTAAGACTGACTTACAGCAGCTTCCTCGTACGGAGCCTGATCACCAACCACCAGCATCACAggacacctgaaacacacacacacacacacgtgaggAGACGCCGAAAGACACACGTCTGTGAGAGAACGCGGCTTTATTTCTTACTTGAACGTGTTATTCCTTTCGATGTTCAGATCTCTGCGACTGCGaggcagaaagaaaaacacGAGTGTTTgattatcaaaatgttttataacgCCTTAATTACACAGTTAGTGATGAATcgctttttaatgcattttggaGCAAAAAAGTACACaacatttcagaaatcattggTTATTAATATTCTGCTTCGGTAGTCAGATcaacaatttaaaaagcaatgcaaacaaCGAATGACGATGACCTTTGGCCCTAATTAATTCCATCATTGGAATATACGGCTTTACCGAGTCCAAATAAAGCCTTCGAAGAGCCAGAAGCACGAAGTATAAAAAGCGGTGTGATTTTTACCCGAGGTAGCTCTTCCAGAAGAGCTCGATGTTGATGAGGTTCGGCGCTTTGGCGATTCTCTCTCTGTGAGTCTGAATGAGCTCTGTGTTTGCAGACATCTCTTCCTGAAAACAACCAGCAAACACACCACAGATCAGTGGTTAACCATCACGCAAAAACCATTACGCGCTTCCCAAGGAcgcttgattctgattggccggTTGCGGCATGCTATAGTCAAAAACATTGACCGTTTCCCCCAAGTTTTGGAAATAACCCAATCTCTTTCAGGCTCATCAGAAGTGTTCagcttcaacacacacacacacacacctgactgaAGAGGTGACTCAGGATTTGGTCTGTGAGGGAAGACGTCAGATTGGAGAGCTGCAGAAGAAGCACAAGCTGTTTGAGTCACACATATCGGCCGTTATTAATCAGACGGGGACTTCCTATAGAGCGGACAGACCTTCTGAGCGGCCCAGTCCATCCAGCCTCGAGCGTTTGTGTCCACATTGACCAGAACGAGCCCTTCCACGGCGTCAGGGTTACTCAACTGTGAGCGAGAGACAACAGAGGAGGAATATTTCAAGaatttaaaacactgtaaactaCGCCGCAGTCTCCAGCGATGCAGATTTCTTTAGTAAATAAGACAAAATCGAATGTAAAATGATGTGGTGAAGACCAAAGATGGAGCTTATTTTGAGAGTTTCCCATTTCTACTGTATTGAAACGGTCTGTAAAGTGTTAGATTTATTCCTCAACACGTGATGTTCTCTTTCTGGCCAGCAGAGAGCTTCATTCAGTCTTTTAACACTGTCTTATGTATGCTGTATTGCATTAAGGTTGaagaaatttatttttgcatctaaagaaacaaacagaattCAAAGATTGACCAAAACATAGAAAGAAAAGGTTCGTGCTCaattccaaaatatataaaaagccGTGGAATTGTTTGTGTTGGAAAATGACAACCAACTAGTTTTTGTCTGTGCACCGGAATAAAAACTCTAGGTGCAATCGATTATTGGTTTATTATGTAAGAAgtgcaaaatgtgttttatgcctgttgaacaaaacaaaatgaaacgaTAATAAGGCACGCGATGGTCAGATGTGTAACTCACAGTGAACTTGGACAGGATGTAAGCGCCGGCTCCGACTCCGACGCCGATGATTGTGCGGAAACTAAACGAGAGGAAAACAGATTGAGCTCGTCGTGAGGGACGCGCGTCGCTAGTGAACATTTAAACGCGCGCTAACTCTCACTTAAAATACTGCAGGACAGCGGGGATCATCTCGGAGACCTGATCCATAGACGCGTACTGGTATCtgtgagagaaaacaaacactgttAGCATGTCGAACAACGAGACGGGGGCCTGCGGACACACCAGAACCAAAAATAACAGCTTCTGAGTCACGGCCTGCGTTAAAACCACCAACGCCTTCAGAAGATGCTTTGACGGCTGTCAAACACCGTTTAACACATTTTCAGgtttcacacttttttataACACCCTCACAAAGtcacacaaattatatatatatatatacacacatacacacacaacacataccCGGCAGGATAAATGGCGGCGCCGTCTTCTTGTCCCGGAGCATCCACGTGAACCACAGTGAAGTTCTTCACGATCTCCTGCATCTCCTCGAACTTAAACAGGGTGGAGAAGCAGCTCTTACCTGAGAGACACAAACAAAACCTCATTTGATGCGCCGTGCCCCATGGCCCCTGATCTTAAAACGTGATGATTAGCAATCACAACGACTTTCTTTTTCAACGTTCATAACTGCTGagcatttaaaaactacattgtatttaaaaatgacacgaCGTTTTTTATTTTCGAAAGCAGAAAAGAGTAGTACCATTCACGTTGGCGGCCGTTTCGATTTCTTGCTTGTAAAGGAGTCGTGTCGTTTTTTTAAACTGGTTCACAAAccattaaagtgtttttgttcacattattTCGGACATGACGAAGGCCTCCATTAATCGTGATGGTTCACCATAAAAACCGATGTCCTTTCGGTTCTCACCCACCTTGACTCTGTAGATGGTTTAAAGCTCATCGAGTGCGATGCTAAGTGTGAAGAGCTCATCTTGTTTGGTTTGAAGTGTCAAAAAGGAGTTAGCGGGTGATTTCCAAGAAACGGAGCTTAATTTCACACCTGCCTCATTTCAACCCAATAAATAGAAGTCCAGTGAGCGTCTCAGACACAACTTTCTGAACAGCCGGACTCTACCAGACTTAAACTCGCAAACAGCGCAAAGGGGAAAGGTAACGTTTTTCTTTACGTTTTGGTATTTAGCTCATAAACAACCGTATTTATCTGTTAGTTGCAATAATAAGTGTTAAAATTACGCCAACGAATAAACAACTGATTCTTCAAACACGAGGAAGAGTTTGAACCACGTTCAGATTCAAATTAGCTCTTGGTCAACTCGCTGAAATGATGgtcaatgtattaaaatgaatgcactcGCTCTTGTAAGTATTTGGAGTTCTACACAGTCGGCTTTCAGGCTAAGCTCTCGCACAGAATGAACTCGTAAGAATCACAGAGAGCAATAGGTCAGTGAAATATGACGAGCCGTTAGACTCAAGCTTTCCAACGGGTCGGTCAGTGTTTCAAACGTCTCTAATGCCACTAGCTTTCCGCGTCGCTAACCGTTTACTTCCTCAACCCGCCCTTTTCTCCCGTTTGTCTCAGGATGAGATCTGCAGTTCtgttcttcctcttcttctccctGGCTCTCGGTGATGGAGCGAATCACCAGGACATCAGCCGATACGAGGAGTTCAAGAGAAAACACATTCTCCCGGCTGGTtttcaaacaaataatgaaactGTTTGGGTGAACCACCTGGTGAACAATAATCTCTGTGACAGAACTAAAGGAGGAACCCAGTCCTTCATTGAGGACACAGAAAGAAATATAATTGCTATCTGCAATGGCTCTGGTATTGTAACAAACGATAACTACGTCAGAAGTACAAATCTTTTCCAACTGTACATAATTATAAGCAGAATGTTAACCGAGTGCGTCATCGAAAAATGCCGTAAAGGCAAATATTATGTAACTGTTGAATGTGAGAACAACCGACCTGTGCATTTTCATGGGCAACGCATTCAAAATGGAACAAAAGGGGGCATTTGCTATTACCCAGAATGATTGAATTTCATTTGGGTTGAAATGTTCAATAATAACTTTGCTGTgcttaatgcatgtttaaatgatataattccagaaatgattatttgttttgcaCAAACAAACTGATCAAATGTACTGCTTGAATGCAAGTCGCTTTGAATAAAATCTGCCAAACGCATGAATGCATCTGTTGTTGTAAAGAAGCAAAAATGCTGAATGCGCGAGAAACACATGGTCCACGTCCGCCACTTTTcgaactcaaaaaaaaaaaaaaaacatatcgaaacaactttgttttgtttttctttcacagcACAAAACCCTGAAGAGTCGTCTAAACAATCGCTCCCATAAACAGACCACACTAgtatttctcacattttttttctaataatatttcttaaatattttcaacaagCCAGGGtgatatttgttttgaaaaagatttatataagaaaaaaaaaaaaaaataataataataatatatatatatatatatatatatatatatatatatatatatatatatatatatatatatatatatatatatatatatatatatatatatatatatatttttttttttttttttttttttttatatatttttcctttttaaaatgtaaaaatgcttgTGAAAGTACTTGTTTTAGAGGACTTGTCTAGAaagtcttaaaatatatttcggctgaaaacagcacaaaaaaaatcgaggtttgaaaagcattttctgtATTGTGAATGTTGCTGAACCTTTGAAATGTTCATTAGAAAAACCCAAAACGATTCACTGAGCAAACGACACCGCTGGAGTTGAACACATCGGTCACTGTTTTAACGCATCTCTTGTTTCAGGATGAGAGCGGCTCTTTTCCTTTTGCTCCTCTTCACGTTCGGTCGTGGACTGGATACCGATCAGCTGGAGGTGTTCTCCTTTTCTTCTAACCGGTCACATCCCTGTCAGAGATCTCTGAATAACAACGCTTATAACCAgtttaaacacagacacattctCTCTGATGATTTTAACACCAGACGGACGAGCGCTTGGGTAGAATACCTAAACAGAACGAGTCTTTGCGGGAGAAAACCTTTACAGTCCTTCCTCCGTAAAAACAACATCGATAGAGTTCGGAGAATCTGCAACGATCGAGGCGTCACATTCAGACAAAACCTGTGCATCAGTGAAAGAGAGTTTGAAGTGTTCATTGTTCAAAGCGCCTGGAGGAACGGGCGATGTGAAGCTCAGTGTGAGAGCAGACGCGTTCATGTGATCGTTGCTTGTGAAGTCATTGAAAACCGCTGCCTGCCTGTTCACTACGAGGGACAGACTACTGAACCTCCCCGACGGGGTCAGACCTGCAGACCTCGCTagcggatagatagatagatacacatgTGTAGAGATGTATTCAGCATTCGTGAAACTGGATGTTTTTATAAGGAGGGCAGACACCTGTTACTGTGTATCTGGAGGCACTGAAAAGGCATTTAGTTGAAAGGCCTTGTTGTATATTTGTACTCGCTAGGTCttattcttctgttttcttgtacttttatttcttgtacttactattttattttgtttgcaatttgcatatatatatatatatatatatatatatatatatatatatatatatatatatatatataaattataacaaaaaataaaagaagctttaaacaaataaaaaacaacatatatatatatatatatatatatatatatatatatatatatatatatatgttgttttatattctgttaaagctctttttgtataatttaaaaagtgttgttgttttcttctttcaagTTGTGTTATATGTGCtcgtgcaaaataaaaaaaactgcctgactgtctttgtgtgtctgtgtgtatttgtgtgtgtctgtgcgtgtgtgtgtgtgtctctgtgtgtgtgtgtgtgtgtgtgtctctgtgtgtgtgtgtgtctctgtgtgtgtgtgtgtgtgtctctgtgtgtgtgtgtgtgtgtgtgtgtgtgtctgtgtgtgtgtgtgtgtgtgtgtgtgtgtctctgtgtgtgtgtgtgtgtctctgtgtgtgtgtgtgtgtgtgtctctgtgtgtgtgtgtgtgtgtgtctctgtgtgtgtgtgtgtgtgtgtgtgtgtgtgtgtgtgtgtgtctgtgtgtgtgtgtgtgtgtgtgtgtgtgtgtgtgtgtgtgtcttactgTCCATTCCCACATCATGGAAGGTCAGTATGGCCGGTCTGCGAGCGTTTCCGGTGCCGTGGACCGTCACGTGCAGCACACCGTGAGGTGTCTCGACGCTGTGCTCCTGAACACACAGGAACACAACCGAGCAGAAATCAAGACGAGGTCTAGATGCCATGACAAGAACTAGATCTAAACCTGACTGGTGTAcagaaaaaacatgaatgaaccCATCGACTGCTCGAGTCTCTTATATCTGACCTGGCCTTGATCCAGCAGTATCCGAGCCGCGATCTCGGCGTCCTGCAAAAACACAAGAACACAGTCTCTACATCAGCTGCAAGAAACCAACGTTTTCTAACTAAAAAACACTTCAAACTGTTTGATGTTTAAACCCAGCCACTGATTTAGTTAGCAATAACACGGCTTAACTCTTACGTCCAgagtttttattactttattatttcattttttaatttaatttagtttttaacactttacattcaaactaaaatgaagatgttaaataaaaataaaaagtctcaTAAAATACGTTTTGggttgtattcattttaattaactgaaGTTAAAATGCGatcttaaatacataaaaaaggatcaaatttattttaaaatgtattaaataaatcaataagccTCTTGAAGTGCATTAGCATGATTTTACCAGAGTTTTAAAGACGCTGTCAGACAAAACTAGAGTTAAATCACAGCATCACGGACTGGGCGGGCGTGttgatttttttagaaaactgtGGCTTAAATACAGTTATGGGATGTTTTTCATGCTAAACTGACTGACATAATGTGAAAAGATGAATAACACCTCGAGTAAAAGTCAGCGGTAAAACTCCAGCTCAGCAATCTCCTCAACAACACACACTGGAGCGAGTTATACAGAGAGAGACTTGATTTAGTTAACATCTCTAACAGATGAACAACGGTTCATTGATTTATCCGCAGGTTGTCTGGTTGCCAAGTAATGTGGAAATTCTGTGCATTAATGCTGATTTTAAGAGGGGTTTATGATTGACGCGCATCCAAATTGTGATTTTGATGATATATTTGAGTATTTGAGAAGACACTGAAGTTCTTCAAACGTGCAGGAGGTGGCAGAAAAACACAAGTTAATGacagataagtgtgtgtgtgtgtgtgtatttgaggaTGTTTCTCACAGTGAGGATAGTGAGGTCTtcacaaagcaaataaatgaagtgaaaatgTTGTGTCCTGATTAGCAATGTCCTCACTAAGATATCACAActaacatgtgtgtgtgtgtgagtgagtgtgtgtgtgtgtgtgtgtgtgtgtgtgtgtgtgtgtgtgtgtgtgtgtgtgtgtgtgtgtgtgtgtgtgtgtgtgtgtgtgtgtgtgtgtgtctgtgtgtgtctgtgtgtgtgtgtgtgtggtgaccTTCACGGCGTCGGATTGACCTGGCAGTAAAGGCTTCTCCTCTGTGATGGCGATCTCCTGCATTTCAGTCGTCATAGTGATCTGTTCTCTGTCCTGAAACAGAAGAAGACATCGTAAATATTGTGACAAAAAACGACCTCTTAGCaaagagaacacacacattCCCGCCGGATCGTCACGACTCCGCCGGGCTTTACTCATCTTAATTAGAAATTACAGCAAGAACAAATTAacataaagagagagacagagagagagagagagagag is drawn from Puntigrus tetrazona isolate hp1 chromosome 7, ASM1883169v1, whole genome shotgun sequence and contains these coding sequences:
- the ndrg2 gene encoding protein NDRG2; this encodes MTTEMQEIAITEEKPLLPGQSDAVKDAEIAARILLDQGQEHSVETPHGVLHVTVHGTGNARRPAILTFHDVGMDSKSCFSTLFKFEEMQEIVKNFTVVHVDAPGQEDGAAIYPAGYQYASMDQVSEMIPAVLQYFNFRTIIGVGVGAGAYILSKFTLSNPDAVEGLVLVNVDTNARGWMDWAAQKLSNLTSSLTDQILSHLFSQEEMSANTELIQTHRERIAKAPNLINIELFWKSYLGRRDLNIERNNTFKCPVMLVVGDQAPYEEAAVECNSKLDPTTTSFLKMADAGGMPQLTQPSKLTEAFKYFIQGMGYMASSCMTRLSRSRTTSLSSSYSMEGSRSRSRTLSQGSQGGQLPPSPSHTMEVSC